The Leptospira sp. WS39.C2 genome contains a region encoding:
- a CDS encoding adenylate/guanylate cyclase domain-containing protein, translated as MESYSLIYFVKPEGVISNWEYFWYQIPYGAPGILTFVVGLFLSYFAFQKFRKSKEDNRYFHLNLTISFISFGCVGLVLTTRAWIQDVETLVLWNDLLYFLVAPLAPTAFYLAYHMTGKQSKLLLYYSYVCWFASFVLYLGVILGKGFETTVFEFTFGKYPRGSAFVRPWGILAPLGYFLLILPSFIKHYKYIRKHYHLTLFHGVNLLFLLTTLNAPSILGFKVYPGGFFLFIPMLLVAYGVFRSDFFDVNELLFQKNGMFYFLFALLSFVLIFISFGVSFGLSPNAYESAKWYPWGIPPVLSVFGAVFLSIIVAGANPSARINQLCAFALILTGFYVIQSVPLKLNISYVVQLRISQMTFVAFAFAPSIMVRLVFEAIGQKSPVWLKWIDLLCITAAILAPSPYLFVGYFDYPWSRVHHGGPAELLVGINGAIALLLVLFTFLRNKEYINFASKWIIGSFLLSALLLLAALLPSHGIPIYPIADFQFIPAFLLGYAVLRHGALSLEGRTIQLSQRLANLGLITMAIAAILYFPLIREQYGVGESAFHLTMIVLPLVLFNYLVVYIMSRPLAEELDISYFLLDLEKQKADEEREKALIAQDKAEEAREESEKLLLNILPYKVAQELKSKGSVNPVRFENATVLFTDFKGFTKVAEGMDEQSLIEELDACFTQFDEIILRNNLEKLKTIGDSYMCAGGLPVENRTSAIDACLAALEIQSFMNQLKEIKTALNLPFWELRLGIHTGPVVAGVVGRFKFAYDIWGDTVNTASRMESGGETGKINVSKETYELVKYFFETDYRGKIHGKNKGDLDMYFVHRLRPRYSQDPDGKAPNQYFREVYARISRGANIRWKKES; from the coding sequence ATGGAATCATATTCTCTAATTTATTTTGTAAAACCGGAGGGAGTAATATCCAATTGGGAATATTTCTGGTACCAAATCCCTTATGGAGCACCAGGAATACTCACCTTTGTTGTCGGTTTATTTTTAAGTTATTTTGCGTTTCAAAAGTTTCGTAAATCAAAAGAGGACAATCGGTATTTTCATCTCAACTTAACGATTTCTTTTATTAGTTTTGGTTGTGTGGGTCTTGTATTAACCACAAGAGCTTGGATCCAAGACGTAGAAACACTTGTTTTGTGGAATGATTTATTATACTTCCTTGTAGCACCACTCGCACCAACTGCCTTTTACCTTGCATACCACATGACGGGGAAACAAAGTAAACTGTTATTATATTATTCGTATGTTTGTTGGTTTGCAAGTTTTGTTTTGTATTTAGGTGTGATTCTCGGTAAAGGTTTTGAAACAACCGTTTTTGAATTCACGTTTGGAAAATACCCAAGGGGAAGTGCCTTTGTCAGACCATGGGGAATTCTTGCACCACTGGGATATTTTTTACTCATCCTTCCTTCATTTATCAAACATTATAAATATATTCGAAAACATTACCACTTAACATTATTTCATGGTGTGAATTTACTTTTTTTACTCACAACGTTAAACGCACCTAGTATCTTGGGATTCAAAGTGTATCCAGGTGGTTTCTTTTTATTCATTCCAATGTTATTAGTCGCCTATGGAGTGTTCCGCTCTGATTTTTTTGATGTGAATGAATTATTGTTCCAAAAGAATGGAATGTTCTACTTCCTGTTCGCCTTACTTTCTTTTGTATTGATTTTTATTTCTTTTGGAGTTTCGTTTGGTCTTTCACCAAATGCTTACGAATCTGCAAAATGGTACCCTTGGGGTATACCTCCCGTATTGTCTGTGTTTGGCGCAGTGTTTTTGTCAATCATAGTGGCGGGAGCAAATCCTTCTGCTAGGATCAACCAACTTTGTGCGTTTGCCCTGATTCTAACAGGGTTTTACGTCATCCAATCCGTACCTCTTAAATTAAATATTTCCTATGTAGTACAACTTCGGATTTCACAAATGACATTCGTTGCCTTTGCATTTGCTCCAAGCATTATGGTGAGGCTTGTTTTCGAAGCCATAGGACAAAAATCACCTGTTTGGTTGAAATGGATCGATTTACTTTGTATCACCGCTGCGATACTGGCACCTTCTCCTTATTTGTTTGTAGGGTATTTTGATTACCCATGGTCGCGCGTACACCACGGAGGTCCTGCGGAATTATTAGTTGGGATTAATGGAGCGATTGCACTGCTTTTAGTTTTATTTACCTTCCTTCGGAATAAAGAGTATATCAACTTTGCATCCAAGTGGATCATTGGATCCTTTTTATTATCAGCCTTATTACTCCTTGCTGCTTTGTTACCAAGCCATGGAATTCCAATTTATCCGATTGCTGATTTTCAATTCATCCCTGCGTTTTTACTAGGTTATGCGGTACTTAGGCATGGTGCCTTGTCTTTGGAAGGGCGAACCATCCAACTAAGCCAAAGGTTAGCAAACCTTGGTCTTATCACCATGGCGATCGCAGCGATTTTGTATTTTCCACTCATTCGAGAACAATACGGCGTGGGTGAGTCTGCATTCCATCTCACCATGATTGTTTTGCCTCTTGTTCTTTTTAATTATCTAGTTGTTTACATTATGTCGAGGCCACTTGCTGAAGAACTTGATATCAGTTATTTTTTGTTAGATTTAGAAAAACAAAAAGCAGATGAAGAGAGAGAAAAGGCACTCATTGCACAAGACAAAGCAGAAGAAGCAAGAGAAGAATCTGAGAAACTTTTATTAAACATCTTACCTTACAAAGTAGCACAAGAACTGAAATCAAAGGGAAGTGTGAATCCTGTTCGTTTTGAAAATGCTACTGTATTATTCACAGACTTCAAAGGTTTTACGAAAGTAGCAGAAGGGATGGATGAACAAAGTCTCATTGAGGAACTTGATGCTTGTTTCACACAATTTGATGAAATCATCCTTCGTAATAATTTAGAGAAACTAAAAACCATCGGAGACAGTTATATGTGTGCTGGTGGTTTGCCTGTGGAAAACCGAACCAGTGCCATTGACGCTTGTTTGGCGGCTCTCGAAATCCAAAGTTTTATGAACCAATTGAAAGAAATCAAAACTGCCTTAAACCTTCCCTTTTGGGAATTACGATTGGGAATCCATACGGGTCCTGTTGTCGCAGGGGTTGTAGGCCGGTTTAAGTTTGCCTATGACATTTGGGGTGATACGGTGAACACAGCATCACGAATGGAGTCAGGTGGGGAAACTGGAAAAATCAATGTTTCCAAAGAAACCTATGAGCTTGTGAAGTATTTTTTTGAAACGGATTACCGAGGGAAAATCCATGGGAAAAATAAGGGTGATTTGGATATGTACTTTGTCCACCGCCTAAGGCCTCGTTATTCGCAAGACCCAGACGGTAAGGCACCTAACCAATACTTCCGAGAAGTATATGCTCGGATTTCTCGTGGTGCCAATATACGTTGGAAAAAAGAATCCTAA
- the fliF gene encoding flagellar basal-body MS-ring/collar protein FliF — translation MPEPLQKIIDNLKELFNKLDKTKKMILAGVLAVVVVAVIILSNVSSQRNRVVLFKDLDSKDFSEVTKKLDALGYSYGSSETSVITVDPDQRQEIVTKLAQENLIPAGVTGWELFDIEKFTETQFDKDIKKYRALKGAIEKSLNTLRPIEKADVNIAIPEGDLFESNSYPVKASVILHFRPGVEGISKKEIKGIVNLVARAVPKLKPENVSVADPDGKIISDFEEDLEKERLELRIVQEKLRIEEEERVKRLIDIRNTLRWYLGGEDRVDITRFEYSFNWDQESLTENEVLPVVAEEDNPDTPYNERKLVDGYSLKVSSKETKESFKGRGFTPDGPAGTEPNLPPGYKDTDYQKAEYSKDENINNYEFNKRVKDIKRQPWKIEKIGLSVVVDGVWERKEREDGMGYDRKYIPVAEPDLKLIRKNLEAAIGYTRSRGDQISVITIPKDRTEQFRLEDEEFQRQRAIRNMVIASLVILILLILAILVYRAIKKEIARRRRLREEELAAQQQMMREAALRVMDEGGAEVELSLDEKLRRELLENAINLAKEKPEDVAQLLRTWLAEEEQT, via the coding sequence ATGCCTGAACCACTGCAAAAGATCATCGACAATCTAAAAGAGTTATTCAACAAACTCGACAAAACCAAAAAAATGATTTTGGCTGGGGTGCTTGCAGTGGTAGTGGTGGCCGTCATCATTCTCTCCAATGTCTCCTCCCAAAGGAACCGAGTGGTTCTTTTCAAAGACTTGGATTCTAAAGACTTCTCTGAAGTCACAAAAAAATTAGATGCCCTTGGTTATTCCTATGGTTCTAGCGAAACAAGTGTTATCACAGTGGATCCCGACCAAAGGCAAGAAATTGTAACCAAACTCGCACAAGAGAATCTAATTCCAGCTGGTGTCACTGGTTGGGAACTCTTTGATATTGAAAAATTCACAGAGACTCAGTTTGATAAAGACATCAAAAAATATAGAGCTTTAAAGGGAGCGATTGAGAAGTCGCTTAACACCTTACGACCGATTGAAAAAGCAGATGTGAACATTGCCATCCCAGAGGGGGATTTGTTTGAATCAAACTCCTACCCTGTAAAAGCCAGTGTGATCTTACATTTCCGTCCAGGTGTGGAAGGCATTAGCAAAAAAGAAATCAAAGGGATTGTGAACTTAGTTGCAAGAGCAGTTCCTAAACTCAAACCAGAAAACGTAAGTGTTGCAGATCCAGATGGAAAAATCATATCTGATTTTGAAGAAGACTTAGAAAAAGAAAGATTAGAATTACGAATTGTCCAAGAGAAACTAAGGATCGAAGAAGAGGAACGTGTCAAACGCCTCATCGACATCCGTAACACTTTACGTTGGTATTTGGGTGGAGAAGACCGAGTGGATATCACTCGATTTGAATATTCTTTTAACTGGGACCAAGAATCCTTAACAGAAAATGAAGTATTACCAGTTGTTGCTGAAGAAGATAACCCAGATACACCGTATAACGAACGAAAGCTTGTTGATGGTTATTCGTTAAAAGTATCTTCCAAAGAAACAAAAGAATCCTTTAAAGGAAGAGGATTTACTCCTGATGGACCTGCAGGTACGGAACCAAACCTTCCTCCTGGATACAAAGATACAGACTACCAAAAAGCTGAGTATTCCAAAGACGAAAATATCAATAACTACGAATTCAACAAACGTGTGAAAGACATCAAACGCCAACCATGGAAAATCGAAAAAATTGGTTTGTCTGTGGTTGTGGATGGAGTTTGGGAACGTAAAGAAAGAGAAGACGGAATGGGTTATGATCGTAAGTACATCCCTGTTGCGGAACCAGACCTTAAACTCATTCGTAAAAACTTAGAAGCAGCCATTGGTTACACAAGATCACGTGGTGACCAAATAAGTGTCATCACTATCCCAAAAGATAGAACCGAACAATTCCGTTTAGAAGATGAAGAATTCCAAAGACAACGTGCAATCCGTAACATGGTGATTGCATCCCTTGTGATTCTCATCTTACTCATCCTTGCCATTTTAGTGTATCGTGCGATCAAAAAAGAAATCGCAAGAAGAAGAAGACTCCGAGAAGAAGAACTTGCTGCCCAACAACAAATGATGAGGGAAGCAGCACTCCGAGTGATGGACGAAGGGGGAGCTGAAGTCGAACTCTCCCTCGACGAAAAACTCAGACGAGAACTTCTCGAAAATGCGATCAACTTGGCAAAAGAAAAACCAGAGGATGTGGCTCAGCTACTGCGAACATGGCTTGCAGAAGAGGAACAAACTTAA
- a CDS encoding DUF2191 domain-containing protein encodes MKVTAILPDDLITDVQKYTQGKNITDSLQKALSEWVKLAKVKKLNEKLKKKPLSFSEDFSAETIRKMNRSQ; translated from the coding sequence ATGAAGGTAACTGCAATTCTCCCTGATGATTTAATCACTGACGTTCAAAAATACACTCAAGGTAAAAATATTACAGATTCCTTGCAAAAGGCACTTTCTGAGTGGGTCAAACTTGCAAAGGTAAAAAAGCTGAATGAAAAATTGAAAAAAAAACCACTGAGTTTTTCAGAAGATTTTTCGGCGGAAACAATTAGAAAAATGAATCGATCACAATGA
- a CDS encoding PIN domain-containing protein: protein MILVDTSVWIEFFRGKEPFLSELITLIETSEVFAHEVVFGEILQGCKNKTELEFVLEYWESLNRIVSNGSFINAGSLSFEKKYFEYEIGLVDSILIYETKMRNCKLWTLDKKLLKVLDVSYIYQRP, encoded by the coding sequence ATGATTTTAGTAGATACATCGGTTTGGATTGAATTTTTTCGGGGGAAGGAACCTTTTTTATCTGAATTGATCACTTTGATTGAAACATCTGAAGTGTTTGCTCATGAAGTTGTATTTGGTGAAATTTTACAAGGATGTAAAAATAAAACGGAACTCGAGTTTGTATTAGAGTATTGGGAAAGTTTAAATCGGATTGTATCCAATGGTTCCTTTATCAACGCAGGATCCCTTTCATTTGAAAAAAAATATTTTGAATATGAAATTGGATTGGTTGATTCAATCTTAATATATGAAACCAAAATGAGAAATTGTAAACTTTGGACACTCGATAAAAAATTACTTAAAGTCTTGGATGTTTCCTATATTTACCAAAGGCCGTAA
- a CDS encoding aspartate aminotransferase family protein, with protein sequence MATGFSINEYPNVDQVYKDLRKLVSLPIRSIRKDEMENINQNYFEKKCSKSKAMITKASEYIPGGVQHNLSFNFPFPLVFTKASGAYLYDLDGNKYIDFLQAGGPTVLGSNPASVRKKVIELLDSTGPVTGLFHEYEYKLAEKIVELVPSVEMFRMLGSGTEACMASIRVARLATKKKNIVKMGGAYHGWSDQLAYGLRIPGTRHFEANGVPRSIFKYTQEFYPNDLNSLESVLKRNRFFGGTAAVLIEPVGPESGTRPLDLNFNKGVRELCNKYGALLIFDEVVTAFRIGLSGAQGYFGVDPDLTVFGKVVAGGYPSAGGLGGKKEYMKYVSAGLQTGTKKALIGGTMAANPLSSLAGYFTLCEMEKTKACEKSGKAGDRLTKGLQKLIKKYDLPFVAFNQGSICHLETVGTMLLDIDIKKFWTIKKTIAEAHKRKHAMEEMGAAYMSEGLVTLAGSRLYTSASDTDEVIDDAIKRFDRVFQKVEGV encoded by the coding sequence ATGGCCACAGGCTTTTCCATCAATGAATACCCCAATGTAGACCAAGTTTACAAAGACTTACGGAAATTAGTTTCCCTACCGATCCGTTCCATTCGCAAAGACGAAATGGAAAACATCAACCAAAACTACTTTGAAAAAAAATGTAGTAAGTCCAAAGCCATGATCACAAAGGCTTCGGAATACATCCCAGGTGGTGTCCAACACAACTTGTCGTTCAATTTTCCATTCCCTCTTGTGTTCACAAAAGCTTCGGGTGCTTACCTCTATGATTTGGATGGAAACAAATACATCGACTTTTTACAAGCAGGTGGACCCACAGTCCTCGGCAGTAACCCCGCAAGTGTTCGTAAAAAAGTAATCGAACTCTTAGATTCAACAGGACCCGTGACTGGGCTTTTCCATGAATACGAATACAAACTCGCCGAAAAAATTGTCGAACTCGTTCCTTCTGTGGAAATGTTTCGCATGTTAGGTTCCGGAACCGAAGCTTGTATGGCTTCCATCCGAGTGGCAAGGCTTGCGACAAAGAAAAAAAACATCGTGAAGATGGGTGGTGCATACCATGGATGGAGTGACCAACTCGCTTATGGCCTTCGGATCCCTGGTACAAGGCATTTTGAAGCCAATGGTGTACCAAGATCTATTTTCAAATACACACAAGAATTTTATCCGAACGATTTGAACTCTCTCGAATCTGTTCTCAAACGAAATCGTTTTTTTGGTGGAACCGCTGCTGTTCTCATTGAACCAGTTGGCCCAGAGAGTGGAACAAGACCACTTGATCTCAACTTTAACAAAGGTGTAAGAGAACTTTGTAACAAATATGGTGCCCTACTTATCTTTGATGAAGTGGTAACAGCATTTCGAATTGGTCTTAGTGGAGCACAAGGGTACTTTGGTGTAGACCCAGATCTCACTGTGTTTGGAAAGGTTGTCGCTGGTGGTTATCCATCTGCTGGTGGGCTTGGTGGTAAAAAAGAATACATGAAGTATGTATCTGCAGGATTACAAACGGGCACCAAAAAGGCGTTAATCGGTGGAACGATGGCAGCAAACCCACTTAGTTCCCTTGCCGGTTACTTCACACTTTGTGAAATGGAAAAAACAAAAGCCTGTGAAAAATCGGGAAAAGCTGGTGACCGCCTCACAAAAGGATTACAAAAACTCATCAAAAAATATGATCTACCTTTTGTTGCCTTCAACCAAGGTTCCATTTGCCATCTCGAAACTGTTGGTACGATGTTACTCGATATTGATATCAAGAAATTTTGGACCATCAAAAAAACCATTGCAGAAGCCCACAAACGCAAACATGCGATGGAAGAAATGGGAGCCGCTTACATGTCAGAGGGACTTGTGACCCTTGCTGGAAGCAGGTTGTATACAAGCGCCTCAGATACGGATGAAGTGATTGATGATGCAATCAAACGTTTTGACCGAGTGTTCCAAAAAGTGGAAGGTGTGTAG
- a CDS encoding TetR/AcrR family transcriptional regulator — MADTKHFNQSFERISEEKRTRILSIAISEFANRGFTSANTNTIAQKAGISVGSLYKYFETKEDFFLTVVDYGISQLEKTLETVLSMELDFFGKVEKIVRIIQNHSRMNQDIIRLYNEMTTESNYELITRLSGELESLSAKCYIDMISSAKKEGTIASDVDSNLSAFLLDNIFMTLQFSYATVYYKERMKIYLGDGVFEDDEAVVKAVMKFIRRALGG; from the coding sequence ATGGCAGACACAAAACATTTCAATCAAAGTTTCGAACGGATTTCGGAAGAAAAACGGACTCGGATTTTATCCATTGCCATTTCTGAGTTTGCCAACCGAGGTTTTACCAGTGCCAATACCAATACCATCGCCCAAAAAGCGGGGATTAGTGTCGGTTCCCTCTACAAATACTTCGAAACCAAAGAGGATTTTTTCTTAACTGTTGTCGATTATGGGATCAGCCAATTGGAAAAAACTTTAGAAACCGTTTTGTCTATGGAATTGGATTTTTTTGGGAAGGTAGAAAAGATTGTTCGCATCATCCAAAACCATTCTCGGATGAACCAAGACATCATTCGTCTCTACAATGAAATGACAACGGAAAGTAATTATGAACTCATTACACGCCTGTCAGGTGAACTTGAATCCTTATCAGCAAAATGTTATATCGATATGATTAGTTCTGCTAAAAAAGAAGGAACCATTGCCAGCGATGTGGATAGTAACTTGTCTGCTTTTTTACTCGATAATATCTTTATGACCTTACAGTTCTCCTATGCCACCGTGTATTACAAAGAACGCATGAAAATTTATTTGGGGGACGGCGTATTTGAAGATGATGAAGCAGTTGTCAAAGCTGTCATGAAATTCATCAGACGTGCCTTAGGCGGTTAG
- a CDS encoding MFS transporter: MSQMPVKVYGYRWVVLFAYIVITATICLQWLSFAPIAREAKEFYMVSPLQIDLLSLVFLAVFVFIAIPASYVIDTYGIKIGVGIGAILTGVCGLLKGMYASDYTVVLICQLGLAIAQPFLLNAVTKISVLWFPIHERATSVALGTLAQFLGIILVMILTPILLHSGNTIPEVMMVYGFVSMGSAILFLLLVREKPPTSPSTHGEDHELSFIDGIRFLWKQADMKKILFLFLIGLGVFNAVSTCIDQICEIKGLNTEESGLVGGVMLIAGIVGGIIIPPLSDKFQKRKLFLVIAMVGFLLGLSVFVLFQGFIPLLIGSIVIGFFLLGIGAPIGFQYCAEITSPAPESTSQGLLLLVGQVSGIVFILGLNFFGMVSFLYVLLALTVLTLALVFQLKESPFMEP; encoded by the coding sequence ATGAGCCAAATGCCAGTAAAAGTCTATGGATACCGTTGGGTGGTATTATTTGCCTACATCGTGATCACAGCGACCATTTGTTTGCAATGGTTGTCATTTGCTCCTATTGCCAGGGAAGCAAAAGAGTTTTATATGGTTTCCCCCCTCCAAATCGATCTTTTGTCTTTAGTGTTTTTAGCTGTTTTTGTTTTCATCGCCATCCCTGCTTCGTATGTGATTGATACCTATGGAATCAAAATTGGTGTTGGGATTGGCGCTATCCTAACAGGTGTTTGCGGGTTACTCAAAGGGATGTATGCTTCGGATTATACTGTGGTTCTCATTTGCCAATTGGGTCTTGCCATTGCCCAACCTTTCTTACTCAATGCCGTGACAAAAATCAGTGTGTTGTGGTTTCCCATCCACGAACGTGCCACATCCGTTGCCTTAGGAACTCTCGCCCAGTTCCTCGGAATCATCCTTGTTATGATCCTGACTCCCATACTCTTACATAGCGGAAACACGATCCCTGAAGTGATGATGGTCTATGGGTTTGTTTCCATGGGGAGTGCGATTCTTTTTTTACTTCTCGTAAGAGAAAAACCTCCCACCTCACCGAGTACACACGGTGAAGACCATGAACTCTCCTTTATCGATGGGATTCGTTTTTTATGGAAACAAGCCGACATGAAAAAGATTCTATTTTTGTTTCTGATTGGGCTTGGTGTGTTTAATGCTGTGAGTACTTGTATCGATCAGATTTGTGAAATCAAAGGTTTGAACACAGAAGAGTCTGGACTTGTGGGTGGGGTGATGCTCATCGCAGGGATCGTTGGTGGCATTATCATTCCTCCCCTCTCTGACAAATTCCAAAAAAGAAAACTATTTTTAGTCATCGCGATGGTTGGATTTTTATTAGGACTCTCTGTTTTTGTTTTGTTCCAAGGATTTATCCCCTTACTCATTGGTTCGATAGTGATTGGATTTTTTTTACTAGGAATTGGTGCACCCATTGGATTCCAATACTGTGCAGAGATCACATCCCCTGCCCCAGAGTCCACCTCACAAGGGTTACTACTCCTTGTGGGCCAAGTCTCAGGGATTGTTTTTATCTTAGGGCTTAATTTTTTTGGAATGGTATCGTTTTTATATGTGTTACTTGCGTTAACAGTACTTACACTGGCACTTGTCTTCCAATTGAAAGAAAGTCCGTTTATGGAACCCTAA
- a CDS encoding FGGY-family carbohydrate kinase: MDSDCILAYDIGTTGVKTCLFRMTSTLTLVASATKEYPIQLLTNGGAEQNPEDFWEAMKFTTELVLNDAKVSKENIQGISFCSQMQGLVLVDEMFRPVRNAMSYMDQRATKEMKAGIEYGFKIEGINAFKLLVSLWITGAVAASVKDPIWKYKWVEKNEPDNFSKVRWWFDVKEYLIARCTNQAVMTRDSAFATFLYNSRKGKGNWSPFLCKLFGVRKEHLPKLINAEEKVGGLTNEAAEFLGLEAGTPVFGGGGDASLIGVGAGAVSEGDTHIYAGTSGWIGTVTKKRTVDINARIASIVGSREGYYNYFGEQETSGKCLQWVKDHLALDEIDLYLEKKKITDGPDAVYESLFEFMFDSIKDTEPGSQGVIFTPWLHGNRCPFEDPKARGIFFNISLHTGKRILIRSVIEGILFHKRWILELSNAKVPTSKNIRFVGGVARSSFICQMLADITGKTIERVVHPENVGAIGAAAIVALGLGKIKKYEDIKQMIPVDKTWIPNPSLKPVYDKNFSVFQKLYKTNQKHFAVLNS; the protein is encoded by the coding sequence ATGGATTCAGACTGTATTTTAGCCTACGACATTGGCACCACAGGTGTGAAAACCTGTCTTTTCCGGATGACGTCCACACTCACACTCGTGGCATCAGCCACAAAAGAATACCCAATCCAACTTTTGACAAACGGTGGGGCCGAACAAAATCCAGAGGACTTTTGGGAGGCGATGAAGTTTACCACTGAGCTCGTGTTAAATGATGCCAAGGTTTCCAAAGAAAACATCCAAGGCATTTCCTTTTGTTCACAAATGCAAGGACTTGTGCTTGTGGATGAAATGTTTCGACCTGTCCGAAATGCCATGAGTTATATGGACCAAAGGGCCACAAAAGAAATGAAGGCCGGCATCGAATATGGATTTAAAATTGAAGGCATCAATGCATTTAAACTTTTGGTATCCCTTTGGATTACTGGCGCAGTGGCAGCAAGTGTAAAAGATCCAATTTGGAAATACAAATGGGTTGAGAAAAATGAACCAGATAACTTTAGTAAGGTGAGATGGTGGTTTGATGTCAAAGAATATTTAATCGCTAGGTGTACAAACCAAGCAGTGATGACAAGAGATTCTGCTTTTGCTACATTTTTATACAACTCTAGAAAAGGAAAAGGAAACTGGAGTCCTTTTCTTTGTAAGTTATTTGGTGTTAGGAAGGAACATTTGCCAAAACTGATCAATGCCGAAGAAAAAGTGGGAGGACTCACAAACGAAGCGGCAGAGTTTTTGGGTCTTGAAGCCGGCACACCCGTGTTTGGTGGTGGAGGAGATGCATCTCTTATCGGTGTAGGTGCAGGTGCAGTATCAGAAGGAGACACTCATATTTATGCGGGGACATCTGGATGGATCGGTACTGTTACCAAAAAGAGGACTGTTGACATCAATGCAAGAATTGCATCGATTGTGGGCAGTCGAGAAGGTTATTATAATTATTTTGGGGAACAAGAAACATCGGGTAAGTGTTTGCAATGGGTGAAAGACCATTTGGCTCTAGATGAAATTGATTTGTACTTAGAAAAAAAGAAAATCACAGATGGCCCTGATGCTGTATATGAAAGTTTATTCGAATTTATGTTTGATTCTATCAAAGATACAGAACCTGGTTCCCAAGGAGTGATTTTCACACCTTGGTTACATGGAAACCGGTGTCCTTTTGAAGATCCAAAAGCAAGAGGGATCTTTTTTAATATCAGCTTACATACGGGAAAACGTATTTTAATCCGATCTGTGATTGAAGGAATTTTGTTCCACAAACGATGGATATTAGAACTATCCAACGCTAAAGTTCCAACTTCGAAAAACATTCGATTTGTAGGTGGAGTGGCCCGTTCAAGTTTCATCTGTCAAATGTTAGCTGACATTACAGGAAAAACCATCGAACGTGTTGTCCATCCTGAAAACGTTGGAGCGATTGGAGCGGCTGCCATTGTTGCTTTGGGTCTTGGAAAAATTAAAAAGTACGAAGACATCAAACAAATGATTCCTGTAGACAAAACTTGGATTCCGAATCCAAGTTTAAAACCAGTGTATGATAAAAACTTTTCAGTCTTTCAAAAATTATATAAAACAAATCAAAAACATTTTGCGGTTCTCAATTCTTAA
- a CDS encoding aminoglycoside phosphotransferase family protein: MNSSIEQNLENLGVPFAIGRSADLYDLPNNQVLKLFFPSANPKEIEAEYENTLEVSRLQVTKMHCYGKVKVGERLGIVFDRLDGISLTKLPDKNPIELFRIANTLANLHFKMHQTKSQKLRDIKQILNDCLEAKPLEFLSKDEKKIISEYIKNLPEGDSVLHLDFHPENVIVKGKEPIVIDWMTAAKGNPCADVSFTQLLFTDGELWPGTPKLKILFYTLIRKFILSGYLKSYKHLSGLTNADLNRWRLSSLLLRLGLWDIQSERENLKQQIKLWLSKGGNV; the protein is encoded by the coding sequence ATGAATTCATCTATAGAACAAAACTTAGAAAATTTGGGTGTTCCTTTTGCGATCGGCAGGTCAGCAGATTTGTATGATTTACCGAACAACCAAGTTTTAAAACTCTTTTTCCCTTCGGCAAACCCAAAAGAAATTGAAGCTGAATATGAAAACACACTAGAAGTGAGCCGTTTACAGGTGACGAAGATGCATTGTTATGGAAAAGTAAAAGTCGGAGAACGATTAGGCATTGTCTTTGATCGTTTGGATGGAATTTCCTTAACCAAATTGCCTGACAAAAATCCAATCGAACTTTTTCGCATTGCGAATACATTAGCGAACTTACACTTCAAAATGCACCAAACCAAAAGTCAAAAACTTAGAGACATCAAACAAATATTAAATGATTGTTTGGAGGCAAAACCTTTGGAGTTTCTCAGTAAAGATGAGAAAAAAATCATTAGTGAATACATCAAAAACTTACCAGAGGGAGACTCTGTCCTCCACTTGGATTTTCACCCAGAGAATGTCATAGTAAAGGGTAAGGAACCAATAGTCATTGACTGGATGACGGCGGCAAAGGGGAATCCTTGTGCTGATGTTTCCTTCACACAACTTTTATTTACCGATGGAGAGTTGTGGCCAGGAACTCCAAAGTTAAAAATCCTATTTTATACTCTGATTCGAAAGTTCATTTTAAGTGGTTATCTCAAATCTTACAAACACCTAAGTGGTCTGACCAATGCGGATCTAAATCGTTGGAGGTTGTCTTCCCTTTTGTTAAGGCTTGGGCTATGGGACATTCAAAGTGAACGAGAGAATTTGAAACAACAAATCAAACTTTGGCTTTCAAAAGGAGGGAACGTTTGA